Genomic segment of Salvia hispanica cultivar TCC Black 2014 chromosome 2, UniMelb_Shisp_WGS_1.0, whole genome shotgun sequence:
GCTTCTCAAGCTGTTGATGAGTAAACGGTAGCAACGAGTTCATAGACATtcagccaaaaaaaaaacgacAAATGCTCAAATTGATAGTGGTGCGACACAATTACCTAGTCCAGAGTTCTTCAGCATACCAAGTGTCTAAAAAGAATTCTAAGCCGTTTGCGACGAGTGTGCTAGCTCTGAAGTCATCTTTAGCCTTGCGGGTTGTTCTTGCATCGTTATCTATCAATCCCGGACTTCCAGATATTATCATAGCTCGCTCAATCTGTtataatacataaatatatgcaGCATTTAGCAACAGAAGTAAATTATGATTTGCACGCTGAGAAAGTTATAGGGATGTGTTGGTCCACCTTGTCGCTACATTTTAAGGCCGTGTATAAAGAAATCCGAGCTCCCATTGAGTATCCAACGAGTGTGACCTTTCCATGAGTGAGTGTTTTCAACACCTTGTGCAAGACCTCAGCCATTACATCAATTGATAAGTTAGGTTTGTCTGAATCATTTTCACCGTGATATTGCAATTTCGATCCACCATGACCAGGAAGATCAATTGCAATGGATCTGGTGGAGCTCGAGATGGCCTTCATGATGGGGATCCAATCTACGCTGGTTCCAAGAAATCCGTGAAGAAACACGACTGCACTACCCTGTATTGATTGTAACAACGCAAGGGAAAGACAAAAACAAGGCTCAGTAATGGGCAGATTCCACCAAGTTATCAGatcatagtaatatttttcatagatATATGTATCTGTTTTGTTAACTAAATATTGTGCAATTTGTTACTTACATCATTGCTTTCACCAGTCTCAAGCACATTTATGGAGAAGGAGACACCTTCTGTATCAACTGCTATTTGGTATTCTTTCACCTCTTTCTCATCCGAGGTTCTAACAACCGCTTCGGGATTTAGTCGACATTTTTGGAGGAAGCGACCAGCATCAGCAGCATCCGCCTCTACAGAGCCATGTTGTGGATTGTGATGGATATCTAGAGGCTCGGTTGTCACTTGTTCCTTGAACCACTTATAGGTTCCGAAACCATGAGCAGTGGACGACTGTGGTTGTTCCTTTTTCATCAAACTCTGCATTTCAGCATTCTGCACGTCCAAATAGCAAGCAAATTGGATGTAGGCAGACAAACCAAGAGCACTTTCAAACGCAGCACTGATAACAGTCATTTTCCCGTGCTGCTGAGCCCATCGTGCAACCAATGCAGCATTTTCAAAGCCTCCAATAACACCTGGTTTGATGACCTGACAGTTTTAGGTCAAAATATATCAGTAACACAAACTCTTCAAATTTCGTAAAATCATGTTAAGCACCAATAAATTGAGTTAGTACTTACAACAGCAGCTACTCCAGAGTGGCTGTATTTCTGAAGGACAAGAAGAGGATTCTCTGTGACAGAGTTGATGGTTTCGTCCAAAGCCACTGGCAACCCCGTTTGTTCGCAGAATTTCATTATATCATCTTCATTATCAACAGGTTCCTGTAACCCcataaagtgaaatgagaaTTAGCTATCAAAATAACTTATGAGAGTATAACAATTTCCTGACACCATTACATGGCAGAACCCTTCGGCTCCGGCAAACAAATCTGGTATATGGGGTTTTCTTGGTTGAAACCAATGACAGCTCATGAGATAAAAAGATGTCATGCCATATACCTCAATATATTGCAAGCAGCATTCTTTGACGCCATGAGCAAATTTTACTGCTGCATCATAAGTCCATTTTCTGTTTGCATCTACACGAAGTACGATATTTTCCCCCACCTTCCTCCTCACTTCTTTTATTGCAGCAATATCTTCATCGGGATCTTCTCTACGTGCCACCTGTGACAGATAAATTTGAATCACTGTACCAGCAACGCTATTTTTGAAACGCTCAACATTTGTAGACacttacttttattttgatggtAGTAAATCCCTCCGCGACAAGAGTCGATGCAATGAATGCTGTGTCCATGGGACTTCCATACGAATCGATTAGAGCACAAATTTGAACGGGAGATGATCGTTTGGACAATTCTCCAGCTGATGGATGAAGTACATCCAGTATGCTGCAACCATGTCTACTTGCAATTGCACTGAGGATGGCCATCTCCAACCCGCATCGGACACTGGGGAATATTGAACCTGGCTATAGCATATAATGGGGCgcatttaagaaattgaaggAATGAAAAGGTTAAGATGATATACTGAATGATATCACAGGTTGAGCACTAATTAAAATGTACAACTGTTTTTAAACGCCTACCGGAATTCCTAAATTGTTCCATATCCAAGAAGAGAAAGAACCCTTCAATAGAGGTAGGTTGTCACTAACTGTGTTTCCTTCTATGACATGCATAAGAAATCGAAGTTGCTCTTCCACATCAAGCAGGTTTTCTTTGTGGATTTCAAGAGGTGCAACCTGTTCAAGCATTAACGAGGATCATGAGTTAGCAAATGTCCTCTCATACGGGGCTGCCATGTGAGCAAGGCGTGCAGAAATTTGACtgatttttaatgattttaagATGGCATTTATGGAAACATCATATATCATTATCATGTGTATGTAGATGTATATCACATCAGTGTAGCTGCTTGAGAGATAGAGACGAGTTTAGGATCAGTAAAGCTTTACCTCACCAAATCCAACACTACCGTCATCAAGAgacaaaattataacaaaaccTTCTCTATAGGATGGGAAGTTGTTAGAATTTCCAGAAGATGAAGTAGGTGGAGCATTTAGCTGAACCCTGCCATAAGTTAGAAAACACGATGAGGATTTACTGCTTCGCTGCATCGGATATTTATGATTTACGTGCCAGAGGCTTACCTGTATTGGGAGTAATCCATCTTACTAACTTTGCAATCTATGGGGCCTGGTGAGGTAGAATCTGCGATTGAAAGCTTTGAGAGGACATTATAAGCGTGATCTGAGGCTTGGCGAGTGAAAGTCCTCAAGTTACTGTCAGAGTATCATACAGTTAACAGTGtgtgagaaaaataaatgacttGTAAATTTTGGAAATGGAGGTCTGGAAATCAAACAGACTTATGGAATGTGATATTGGTCTCAATTTCACTTTCAACCTCCACTATGCAATCAACATCTTCTCTCTGAGACGTGAACAGAGCATTCTGCAACTCTGTTTTTGTCTGGACTTGGACATGCTTCACACTGCACAGAACATCTTCCATAAATCAAGTGGTCGAATGCCAACTCAGTTCCAGACGAGTTTTTGTCAAACTAAGTTCGAGAATTTAGAatgtaagagaaaaaatattctcaCCCATGTGCCAAACATAGATGACGTATTGAAACATTGTGAGATGTGTAGAAAAACTGGTCCATTATATTTCTGTCAATTGTACTTGCAACTGGGAGTTGGCTAAAGATTGCACCTCCACGGTTGTTTACCACGACTATGACCATGGGCTTGCGCGATGTCCTTTCAGAAGAAAAGTTATATGTTAATAAAGGCATCTGAAAAGAAATGCCAAGATAGGGACATGAGGCTTTCATCGAGCTAGTTAAAAGAAATCAAAGCAATGTCGGAAGAAACAACTTCAAGTCCTAAAAAAGAATGAAGATAAAAGAAGCAAGAAAGTTGGGAAAAGTCTACCGGTGTCTCAGTAGTGCCAATCCATTGGTATCATGCAGAAATGAAACATCTCCCATCACAAGAAGCACCTGAGATTGCAAAGAATTACAATGTTAGGCATTTGGTTATTTACTGATTAACATTTCATTGCTGCAAATCAAAGGTGCTCCAAAATTATGCCGAATGCTTTGTTGCTTACTCGTTTGTTGCAGCCAACTGCAAATCCAACAGCAGAGCTGATCAAACCATCAATGCCACTAGCACCTCTATTTGCTGTAACATGGACCCAGTGGCACGGCAAACCAGCACTCAACATCAAGGAAGCGGGATGGGTGCATTGCACCCAATTGCTCCCATACATGTCTGCATCACGTATTGTCATGCtgtttccaaaaaataaagcagATCCACAGCGAAGTGTTTCAAATATCTTTCGTGCAACATAAGGTTCAGTCAGTGATTTTTCGGAAGTAATAAATGATGATGACTCCGAGGCAACCTATGAAAGTGTGAGGAGAAAGTCACTGTCAAGTTGAGTTTATGCAAAACGAAAGTACATCTTTTAGTTTGAAGTGAGATTCTAAAAGTATGGCATACCATCATGTCCAATCCTCGTAAAAAATCCTTCCATCTCTTTCTTATATTTGGTTTGCAAGATTTAATTACACTATCACTGAATTGAGAGATGGTACTTTGGATCCTGTGTGTTATGATATGAGAAGGATCATGACGACCCGGATGATCATCAACTAGAATGAGCGAGCTAGGACAAGATTGGTTTATCATCTGAGAAATGCGCCTTCCGGTTATCCGACTTCCAATCTGTTATTTTAACAAAGATAGGAAATAAGGAGTTCACCAACATCCATCAAAATGGTTTGTGTTATATCAATTCACAGAAAAATTATTCTTGAAAGCATGCAGTAAAACTATTGAGTAAGAACTTGGATGTACCTGTACTATTACGTCAGCCTTCATCCAAGCTCTGACAGAATCTGACTGCAACAGTTGATCAAGCTGatcaacaaataatatatCCTTCCTGTCGAGAAAGGATGACAGATACTTCCTCAATCGTAATCCTGATTGGATGTCGATTACAACTGGCCACAGCAAGTGCTTAGCCAGCAGAAGAGCTCCCCACATGTCATCTTCTTTGTGAATAGAACCAAACACTAAAACCCCATCATTTGCCCCTTCAATAAGTTCGAGGACTTCATTCATGTGTGAGTACATGTCACTACATGATAAGGATTTTTGAGGTGGAATATATCTGGTGAATGGTTCTGCATTTGACATCCAAAAGTCTAATCCATCAACACATTTACGATTCCAATCCTTCAGACTATTTGCCAGTGGTTCCCGAAAAGGGCAGTTGATATGTATAGGACCATTTGGTGAAGATGTTGCTTTATGTACTGCAGAGTCAATTGTGGTGAGAACCAATCTAGCAGAAATCTCATCAGTAGGAGGAGGAAGGCTGAAAAACTGCCTCGCAAATGTTCCAAAATGATTGACCTAGAATGCAAACACATAATGATTGATGGGAACGAAACATGTAATTTGCAGAAATGCAGTAGTTAAGAAATTAGCAATTTTCTCAAATATGAACAGCATCACAGACAGAATTATAAAGGTAGCTTCGTAGACCTGATTGATTGCTTGGTTTGCTCCAACGTCTACCAGCTCAGGAGGGCGGTCTGCGGTAAGTAACAACATGGGTACAAAACTTTGACTTGCCTCGACAACCTGTATGTTCAGGTGCAGTAAGACTTACAGTAAGAAGTAAACATCAGGCTAAAGTAAGACAGCTCTTAAAAAAGACGAAAGCAACTGCATTGTTGCCTTGTTGGAACTAAAAAACTCACAGCAGGAAAAAGATTCGAGACTGCAGTGCCCGATGATGTTATGACGACTGCTGGTTTTTGGGAACCTTTGGCATAACCAAGAGCATGAAATGCAAGGGACCGTTCATCAATGCATGCAATGCAAGTTGTAAGGGGGTGACTAGCAGCAGCGATTGTCAGGGGAGATGACCTTGATCCAGGAGCTATACAAAAATACTAGAggcaaatatataaatcagaGAGGTAGTAAAACCTATTGGGAAGGAACCAATTCTGTTAGTATGTCTCACCGTCAAACCAAGTCGGGTGCATTCTTCAACTATAAGAGATGCCCACAAAGCATTGATGTTAGGCGAATCATGACAGAAAAAGTTCACTTTATTGGTCTCGTGCTCTGAGTGCTGGAAACGAGATGAAAATGGTTCCACAGagtaaacataaaattaaaatgagaatgTATCAGAGGCGAAGTAGTAGTAGGCGATATTAGCAACCAGAAAAGTTATTTATCAAATCACAAACAGAGTAaacctttttgttttttagcaACACTGATAGCCAAAACATCAGCTGATAGTTGGGTTTAAGGAATTCGAAATCCAAGTTTggtatatatggagtatatttcaGGAACATACCTCAATTATAGAAATGATAAATTGGATTGTATAAGTAAATGAGCTACATACCATGTTATTTGCAATTGATAGAGTTGGTGAAAGTCTGGCTGAGAACTGGCTGAAGCAGGATGAGGCATCTTCCTGCAAGAAATGTATATATTAGATTGTCACCGATTAGTTTATTTGCCAATAAGACCACTGCGTTAAcataatgaaagaaaatatcaCACGATGGATCGTCTAAAAAAAGGAGTACCAAGACAGAAAAGTACCAGTTCCAGAGTGCTGGCCTCAAGTTTCTTCCCATCCATTAAGAGTGAATTCACACGCACCTACCAAATGTTTCCGTAGATGCAACATGCAAATGGTCATTTCTCAGAAACACCTAATCATCATTCAtagttgttgtttttttccctttttttttcctttttcactgagatgaaaaatcATCATTTGCAGTTGGAAACGCATAACATGGAAAAAAGTCTAGCTTATGGAAATTGAGGTTTATCCTGCTGAATCCTTGCTCAGAAAAAGGCAGGTTGGGAAATTGAAGATaaacaaggaaaaaataaaataaggattaatcacaaaaaaaaaaaatatacagaaATTGGGACGGTCTGCAAATTTAAGTAACggttttaattttgcaaaCATGACTCTATTTCCAGCTGAAATTTAGGTTCATGTTACCATTTGCGTATGCTTCTCTGCATTCTTGAACTTCAAAAGAGAAGAGCAAATTAGTTGGCTACCACTTGCAGAAGTATACCTGGcctgaaacaaaaaaaaattacaggAAGCAACAGTAAGTGTGAGAAAGTGTCGGTGCCATGAGCTAACAGACAGTGAGAAACTTGCACTACCTGCTGAAAACTGCTCTCAAATGTTTGGACAGCTTCACTAAAGGTACACATCGAAGAGTCATCCCATGCCAGTGTAGCAGATAAGAAAGAGATATCCTCAAATTCATCCAACTCAATCTGTTGAAAATGTAGCCTGATTATACAAGTACTACAAGGAAAGAGGAACGACATAGCAAGACTACCAGAATCCTACTCTATACATGGGCTTGCAAGTTCACGACTGCATACAGGATTAAAATGCAACAGAATGATACACTACCTGTGGGATGAAAACGTAATAAGAACCAGTCTGACGCTCTACGGTGGACATCTTCGTGTCAAGCTCAATATCCAAGAATCCGTAAGCCTTTGAAGATGTTAATTCAGCTGGAAGATATCTgcataaatattcattaacATGCTACATCAAAATTGCAGTATGTTAAAGCAATTAAACGGGACTTCAAATTGGATCGAAGTATTTGCATCTAAAATTTGACCAATTTACTCTACAATTTGACTAAGTGATGGCAGTTATGTTACACACTTTCACCAGAGTCATAGAGGAAAAGATTATGTGCATCAGATCAGAAATGGATTAGTAAAAGTAAATGCAGGATAGCTTATCTTCTGACAgtagaaattaaaatcacaGGGCTGCATATAATGCTAGTTAATGATCAAAGCAAATGGagtacaaaacaaaacagataCCTCGACAAATAACTGTGTTTTCCTGAAGCATGGGGAGATCCCTTGAAGCTGACAGCTGAACCTATGCCAAAAACGCCTCTAGTTCTTCCCAGAGAAAGTGATTCGTAGGTTGGATTCTCCTTATCACTggaaaggaagaataaaggaAACACCTTCGATGACTCTGGTTGAGAGCAAAACCAGTTAAGTGCTTTTGCACTTGGAGGGACTGCAAGCTATGCATAGAAAAGAATAAATCCCAGATCTTTGTAGAAAACAGATGAAAACGGCTTTACACTACAAAGTGCAAAAGGCTCAAATGTGGCCATACACATGATCTATCTTTAATAGAATACCGCTGCACCACAGAACTACTTCATAATCATAGCATCTCCCTCGCAATCAAGAAATAAACACGATAATTCAAACATGTGACTTCTTTCATTCTTTCACTATCCACTCCACAGTATAAATAACAAACTACACTGCAATCTTACGACAAAGCTAGGAAATCTCGTCACACTAAAACCAGCCTCGGCATGGAAATACGCCAAGAGCCTCAATTCGCAAAAAATGTGAGAAAGATGCACAAAACTGATCATATTGTTACTGATAAAAAGCGTTTGATGGATTCAACAAAGAGAGTAATCCAAACAGCATAcatgaaaaggaaaaacagGAGCAAGAAAAGCCTGATGATCATGTCACCACAATGCAATTGAAATCCTCTCTCAGACAAATGTTCAAACAGCAGGACTACAATAGACAATAATCAACCTCAATCAACAgtgaaaaattaacaaatttgtATCACCTGAAATCTATACATCCCACTTGAGCAAGTAGGCGGATTGGCCTTCAGCTCCTCCACAGCCGCCTTAATCGCATCCAATCCTTGATCCAAACTCAACACCGGCGCCAAATTACGCGTAATACAAGAATTAACGAGCAATGCAGCTTCTTTATCATCCAAGACTCTATCTTTACCCATTGAGCTTCTCACAACCTACAAGATCATACATAAACACAATCAAACAAAAGCAGAAAGAAAGACAGAGCCGCCAAAGTGgactaaaaaatcaaaatttcgGAACATTTGAACCTTGGAAATGGGATTTTGGCGGTTATTGAAGCGAATGAAACGTGGGAACGCGGGTTTGAGGAAATGGGTGCGcttgttgattttgattatgGTGTTTTGGTGAAGTTGGAGCTTCGTTGGAGGAAACTGGAGGGTGATTTGTGAGTTTACTATGCGATAGTCCATTGCTAATGAACGATGTCAACTGAAGCTATGGCAATGGAGTTCCATTGAAGATGACATTTATACTACATACTACTTAGCTTCAGCTACAGCCTATTTAATTTACCCATTCTTTTTTCTATACTCTACTTACTTGAATTTGCagtattttctttcttacgtCATTACAAGGTTTATCCAAATACGGGTGTTTTCTTGTGGGGaatagttatttttgtcatttaattgtattccaaaatattgattatttaattgagaaaagataaatgtacatcattatattttcttttataagtatttttcttttactatatCAATTAATTGAAACTACTGACTTTTTAAATTCTTCTATATGTAGGATGTTTATGTTGGATTAAAGACTAATAATGATGTGTAAAtcttatggagtagtattcaaaatttaaaatttgttgaagCATGTAAATTTTCGAATGGaatcaattaattactcaAAGTAAGCTTCTTTTAATGTAAGGCAGACGGCTATGAACCTATGACTTCCtaagttttactattttcaaatGCAAGACACACATCATGCAcgctaatttatttatttattagtatgttATATTAATTCAACTTGTTTCAAACTTATTTACTTAGGCATGTAGCATGCCAATAAATATCTTGGctactgattttttttcccaatacTATTCTCACCACCTACCTATTTGAAAGCCAAATAATTACTCCTAGttattctctccgtcccattaaaaattaacCATTTATACTTTTAGATTTATCCCAATCAAAATGAtccattattaaaaatggaaacacttttatctctattttattccttctctcttaatttactttcttcacttaacacacaaaataaagtagcacaaaatctcatgccgcccaaggaaggaGTCATCTTCATTaaaacggagagagtactactttcgtccataaaaaaatagacttaATTGTTTGTAGAataagagagggaaaaaaagtACTCGAGAGAAGTAGTATTAGTGAATTATGAGCTCcacattattagtaatatttaaatatttaaaacgtttcatatttagaaattggtttaattttggtggacgtcccaacaaataaaattgatctaatttttataGAATAAGGTAGTACTATTACTTTAATTGAgttgtatatttttcataCATTTATGCTATTGTGCGTATGCTATGTCATATGTGTGTATAAAAGTGTTGGATGATATCATATATTTCTTGAGACTCTGTCCCATAAGAGAAATGACACACTTGAGGAATGATAATTTTAGTAGATGTTGTTTTATGTGtcaagtaaaaaaagaaactattattccctccgtctcaaggTATTAGactaactttcctttttgggatgttccaacatattagactcgtttccttttttagcaaaaagcatctatcttattttattctccacctacttttttctctcttctctcccttacgttttccctctctcatactttactctctccactttaactatttaaatatcaattccttaaatcatgtgcccaaaagaagtgagtctaatactccgggacggagaaagtagtatattaatattaacgtgaaaaaactttttttagtaaaaaggaaatataatatcttttgtgagacaaattaaaatgaaaaatgtaacaTTCACAGCTAATACTAATACAGCGGGCGGTTTAATTTCTAGTAAAACATATTAAGGGCTTTCTCAACAATCGAAAAATCATTATAGGTGGCCCAATTAAACTATTCAATACAACCCAAGAGAATTCAAATCTCTAATGGATCGAACTGCAACTTTATATTCACAATGGCCACCCAAGTTCACATTTGGTAAAAAATTCCGAAGTAAATACTCACTTAATGTCTCAGTTTATGCATGCTTTTATATAGGAAGTACAAAATAAAGCATGACATACATTATCTTGTTTGCTTAATCAACGTATTAATTAGCAtgacatatactccctctttCCCTAATATAAAGTcttattttctccattttgaTACTTATATTTTGGGTAATGGACTGTACACTTCactaaattattactccaAAGCGAACCGAGAAAGTTCCTCTAATTTACTAGTGGTTCAATATGTGATCCACTAGGTGGAAATGAAGTCATAGTTTATCCAGCGAGCTTGGTTTCCCATCTCTTTAGAAATGAATGATACGAAGATACGAGTCTATAAAACAAATCATGttcaaatatatattacaCATTATAAGGTACACAGACAGGctagaaaaaatgattttacgTGGCCAATGACACAACAACCAATATTATGATTAAGGCAAAGGCGCCGGCAGCCATGGCCAGAGAGAGCGGCAGGTGCGACATCACCGCGATCACAATCGCTAGTGCTGTCGCAATTGCGCCAGTCTTTTCCATGACCGAAGATACTTCCGGGTTCTTTCGACGCAGAGCCAGCGCGGCCAGGATGAAGCTGAGCCCCACCAAGGTACATAACTCGACAAAATACACGGCCCTCGCGGATGTTTTAGTTAGCGCAACGGCGACGACGGCTGCAATGGCCTGACTGCCGAGGGTTAGGCTCATTTTTATGATCTTTCCACTTCTCCGGTCGAATCTCCTTCTACATGCCCGACGGtagtggcggacgcagaaaatatttttggcaGGGGCTTTActatttactactccattcgtctcctaaaattatgaatttatcaaACGGCATGgctaatgcaaaattggtaagtaagagagtgagaaagaaaattgtgttGGTGGAAAATGAGTATAACCTTATTAGAGCAAaagaaattttctaaaataaaagtttcaatttttaggtGACATAccaaaaacgaaaaaaaaaatttctatttctagAGTACGGAGGAAATATAAACTATCCCAACCACGAAAAACAGCCTTGTATtgttcttgagttcatcaaaattaatttctatcAATTTATAGCCagtttttttctcaaataaaataaatctcatttctactaatattattccattttatttttcatctacCTCTTTCtcgttttattaattttacattaaatatacattatttactaaaaaagctatttgaaaaaaaaaatcaatatttatataattattgaaaagaaAGATTAGTAAAACTAAAATCACGAAAGAGAGTTAGCTACCCTATTGAAAGCACTCTACTTGTAATAAAACTCGATAAAATAATTCTTGCACATTTAAAGAGGCCAAAATGGCACTATTTcttttagagtgaactacaaaaatggtccatggactatgagtttatctcgcccatagtccctggactttaaaaatatcgtcagACATCCCTggatctcgaaaatggtcccttttttcactgttttcggtcgaaaatacccttttggggggtttgggtaatttgatctttttacacttttaacattttaaatatgacattatttcagttatgtactaaatctgatattatttcaaaatcaacaTTCTTCtccccttttgtcatccttcactttgtttttatatttcaatattagatttaattttacaaaattaaattttaaatttcaatttttaaatatcaatatttttttaattataaaagttattaaataataaaaattaatagtcataatcaatatttgatagtgtttaatatttaatcaataaggtatgacaacgccttagttttaattaatatttaatagctttaatcataaatatatcatataacacgatttattttgaaataaatatgcatctaatgtaagactaatataattttcgtttattaatttgaaaacaatcaaaatttactataaaatttcaacaaaaatactcctatataaaaattttagtataatcaaatttgtagtcaacttcataatattcaatcacaagcaattataacaaccgaacgaagtctaaatagaataactcttatttttccatcattattaatattatttttctatacttcttcaattcagctgaatattatattaaataacaaaaattaatagttttaatcattatttatagtgtccatgaattaatagttttaattatttttttttatatttaaaaatcaaaatttaaaatttaatgttataaaattaaatctaatattgaaataaagaaacaaagtgaaggatgacaaaaggaaaaaagaatgataattttgaaataatatcatatttagtacataactgaaataatatcatttaaaatgttaagtgtaaaaagaccaaattgtccaacccctcccccctcccccaaaagggtatttttgaCCGAAAACTGTGAAAatggaccattttcgagataaacccttagtccaagaatgtctgacgatatttttaaagtccagagACTATGAACGAGATAAACTCATAGTCCATGGaccatttttatagttcactctttcTTTTATAGTGTTCT
This window contains:
- the LOC125205356 gene encoding protein PHYLLO, chloroplastic isoform X1, which produces MDYRIVNSQITLQFPPTKLQLHQNTIIKINKRTHFLKPAFPRFIRFNNRQNPISKVVRSSMGKDRVLDDKEAALLVNSCITRNLAPVLSLDQGLDAIKAAVEELKANPPTCSSGMYRFQLAVPPSAKALNWFCSQPESSKVFPLFFLSSDKENPTYESLSLGRTRGVFGIGSAVSFKGSPHASGKHSYLSRYLPAELTSSKAYGFLDIELDTKMSTVERQTGSYYVFIPQIELDEFEDISFLSATLAWDDSSMCTFSEAVQTFESSFQQARYTSASGSQLICSSLLKFKNAEKHTQMVRVNSLLMDGKKLEASTLELEDASSCFSQFSARLSPTLSIANNMHSEHETNKVNFFCHDSPNINALWASLIVEECTRLGLTYFCIAPGSRSSPLTIAAASHPLTTCIACIDERSLAFHALGYAKGSQKPAVVITSSGTAVSNLFPAVVEASQSFVPMLLLTADRPPELVDVGANQAINQVNHFGTFARQFFSLPPPTDEISARLVLTTIDSAVHKATSSPNGPIHINCPFREPLANSLKDWNRKCVDGLDFWMSNAEPFTRYIPPQKSLSCSDMYSHMNEVLELIEGANDGVLVFGSIHKEDDMWGALLLAKHLLWPVVIDIQSGLRLRKYLSSFLDRKDILFVDQLDQLLQSDSVRAWMKADVIVQIGSRITGRRISQMINQSCPSSLILVDDHPGRHDPSHIITHRIQSTISQFSDSVIKSCKPNIRKRWKDFLRGLDMMVASESSSFITSEKSLTEPYVARKIFETLRCGSALFFGNSMTIRDADMYGSNWVQCTHPASLMLSAGLPCHWVHVTANRGASGIDGLISSAVGFAVGCNKRVLLVMGDVSFLHDTNGLALLRHRTSRKPMVIVVVNNRGGAIFSQLPVASTIDRNIMDQFFYTSHNVSIRHLCLAHGVKHVQVQTKTELQNALFTSQREDVDCIVEVESEIETNITFHNNLRTFTRQASDHAYNVLSKLSIADSTSPGPIDCKVSKMDYSQYRVQLNAPPTSSSGNSNNFPSYREGFVIILSLDDGSVGFGEVAPLEIHKENLLDVEEQLRFLMHVIEGNTVSDNLPLLKGSFSSWIWNNLGIPPGSIFPSVRCGLEMAILSAIASRHGCSILDVLHPSAGELSKRSSPVQICALIDSYGSPMDTAFIASTLVAEGFTTIKIKVARREDPDEDIAAIKEVRRKVGENIVLRVDANRKWTYDAAVKFAHGVKECCLQYIEEPVDNEDDIMKFCEQTGLPVALDETINSVTENPLLVLQKYSHSGVAAVVIKPGVIGGFENAALVARWAQQHGKMTVISAAFESALGLSAYIQFACYLDVQNAEMQSLMKKEQPQSSTAHGFGTYKWFKEQVTTEPLDIHHNPQHGSVEADAADAGRFLQKCRLNPEAVVRTSDEKEVKEYQIAVDTEGVSFSINVLETGESNDGSAVVFLHGFLGTSVDWIPIMKAISSSTRSIAIDLPGHGGSKLQYHGENDSDKPNLSIDVMAEVLHKVLKTLTHGKVTLVGYSMGARISLYTALKCSDKIERAMIISGSPGLIDNDARTTRKAKDDFRASTLVANGLEFFLDTWYAEELWTSLRSHPHFKQTVTKRLKHQDLHTLGKVLSDLSIGRQPSMWEDLKQCKVPLQLIVGEKDAKFKAIAIEMQERIVPENSFPLVVEIPSAGHAVHVENPLAVITAITQFVKTVKTT